The following coding sequences are from one Diprion similis isolate iyDipSimi1 chromosome 9, iyDipSimi1.1, whole genome shotgun sequence window:
- the LOC124410414 gene encoding venom carboxylesterase-6-like: MKCSTLAIFVTGCSLCISEKSEESSPRVNTPLGTIEGFYNTSSSDKKYEAYQGIPYATPPIGELRFELPVPISPWNGVLMAKKFGSSCIQYGAVASMQNTGNSVSDSEDCLYLNIYTPLRRNEEDRRPKKSVPVIFYIHGGAFRAGSGMYYGPKYLLNEDVILVTFNYRLGPLGFLSTEDDTVPGNMGLKDQVVALRWIHDNIGSFGGDPKQVTIVGQSAGGAAVQYHFLTNITSGLFRGGMSISGTALNCWTQTEAALYKAKKLSAIVGCPYENVKSMVDCLKTRDAHEIVKASGTFSPWLYNPISPFGPVVEKGGGEFTMIDRPPIDSIISGRVQDLPWMTSIVSQDGLFPAAEFVANATRLADLNQNWMRIGPELLDYIFTIPEMEQPKVSGRVRYHYLENRPIDNSTVKQMIQMVTDRLFGYSAEKAARLQARVMRNPVLFYYFSYRGAHSFSEYLSGSKENFGVSHIDDIAYVLDSYFDPTTTQRDREMQKRMIGIWISFATGGKMLKTGIRWPRTSRSTFKDFRYLHIAGPRLREITTDRSWNFGDKKFWNSLGFRENIIDPYEDDEDILFNYI, encoded by the exons ATGAAATGTTCAACTCTTGCAATATTCGTGACGGGATGTAGTCTCTgcatttctgaaaaatcggaAGAATCGTCACCGAGAGTAAACACACCCTTGGGAACGATCGAAGGTTTTTACAACACCTCGAGCAGCGATAAAAAATACGAAGCTTACCAAGGTATACCCTACGCCACACCACCGATCGGAGAGTTGAGATTTGAACTTCCCGTACCGATATCTCCATGGAACGGAGTTCTGATGGCGAAGAAATTCGGCTCGTCGTGTATACAATACGGCGCTGTGGCGTCGATGCAGAACACCGGGAACAGCGTGAGCGACTCCGAGGATTGCCTTTACTTGAACATTTACACACCATTGCGGCGAAACGAGGAAGATAGAAGACCCAAGAAATCCGTGCCAGTTATATTTTACATTCATGGCGGTGCATTCAGAGCTGGAAGTGGAATGTATTACGGGCCAAAGTACTTGCTCAACGAGGACGTGATCCTCGTCACCTTCAATTACAGACTTGGACCTCTTG GTTTTCTCAGCACGGAGGACGACACGGTCCCCGGAAATATGGGACTCAAGGATCAAGTGGTCGCGTTGCGCTGGATCCATGATAACATTGGATCGTTTGGTGGTGATCCGAAGCAGGTTACGATCGTTGGTCAGAGCGCCGGTGGTGCGGCAGTGCAATACCACTTCCTGACTAACATCACGTCAGGTCTATTCCGAG GTGGAATGTCGATAAGTGGGACCGCGCTGAACTGTTGGACCCAGACCGAAGCTGCTCTGTACAAAGCGAAGAAACTTTCCGCCATCGTTGGCTGTCCgtatgaaaatgtgaaaagcaTGGTTGATTGCTTGAAAACGCGAGACGCGCATGAGATCGTTAAAGCATCTGGAACGTTCTCG CCCTGGTTGTACAATCCGATATCCCCGTTTGGACCAGTAGTTGAGAAGGGTGGTGGTGAGTTCACGATGATCGATCGACCACCGATTGATTCGATAATTTCTGGTAGAGTTCAGGATCTACCGTGGATGACGAGTATCGTGAGTCAGGACGGGCTGTTCCCGGCTGCCG AATTCGTAGCAAATGCAACACGCTTGGCGGACTTGAACCAAAATTGGATGCGCATAGGACCCGAGTTGCTCGACTACATATTTACGATACCGGAAATGGAGCAGCCGAAGGTGTCTGGGAGGGTGAGGTATCATTACTTGGAAAATCGTCCGATCGACAACTCGACGGTAAAGCAAATGATCCAGATGGTGACGGATCGTTTGTTCGGCTACAGTGCCGAAAAGGCGGCGAGACTTCAGGCACGAGTAATGCGGAACCCGGTGCTCTTTTACTATTTCTCGTACAGAGGAGCCCACAGTTTTAGCGAATACTTGAGTGGCAGTAAAGAAAACTTTG GCGTCAGTCACATCGACGACATTGCTTACGTTTTGGATTCGTATTTCGATCCAACTACGACACAACGCGATCGGGAAATGCAGAAGAGGATGATCGGTATATGGATATCGTTTGCAACCGGTGG TAAGATGCTGAAGACGGGTATCAGGTGGCCCAGGACGAGCAGATCAACCTTCAAGGATTTCCGGTATTTGCATATCGCGGGACCGAGACTAAGGGAAATAACTACGGATAGAAGCTGGAACTTTGGAGATAAGAAATTTTGGAATAGTCTCGGATTTCGTGAAAACATCATAGATCCATACGAGGACGATGAAGACAtacttttcaattatatttaa